Within the Telopea speciosissima isolate NSW1024214 ecotype Mountain lineage chromosome 4, Tspe_v1, whole genome shotgun sequence genome, the region CCACTCCTAACGTATGAAGTTTCGTTAACTAAATAATagggtgtcaaaaaaaaaactcggccatcccaacccaaccctaacctgccctAAAGCCCGGATAGGGCTGGACCGAGCCCAGGGATAAGtaagggttgggctgggtttcACAATTGCTAGGCTTTGGCCAAGCCCGGCCTGAGTTGAGGCCTCGGCCTTGGTAGGGCTAGCCTGATCGTGTATTaatgtattatataatatataatacatCAAATAGTGGGCTATGATGCCATGGTGGGCTTTGTTAATTTCACTATTCAATGGACTATCAATGCTAATCATGGACGTGCCGGGTTTGGGAACCCTGCTAGGATCGAGCTGGATTGAGGGTATCTTGGCGGATCAGGCTAGGCTTGGGTTTAAGTTAACGCTTctaggattgggttagggttaaggCCAAGActggcccattgacacccctactaaaTTATGCCGGATCAGCCGAAGATTAACCTTAGAAAAGGCTTATAGATTAGCCGCTCCGGATCAACTAAGATTGGGATCGGGCTCGACCTATTCTGATCCAAATCGACGGATCCGatcccgattcttgaaaccGTGATCCAAAATTGCTATACATGGAAACGGATTGATTGAATTAGCACACAATTGGAGTGGAGTGTGGGACGCGCGTTTTCAAAGTTCTAAACTTGCAGAGTTCCAGTTGACTTCTCTATCAATGAACCTTTTGTTTGCGTTGCATTAAGACTTTCTTAATCAGGGGAGAGGAAGAGATTGAgaatttccctttttcttcttcggAAATTGGAATCTTGTAAATTCCTAATCTCCGTTGAATTTTCTGAAACCCTAATTGCCTTTCAGAAATTGTAGCAATTTAGTATCTGTGCCTGAAATAATGGAGGTCTTCGCCATCGCCGATGCTGTTGCAGTGGCAACGACCCATAGTATAGGGTTTGCCAATTTCATCCTTCGGCGCCATTGCTTTAATTGTTTCGGCAACTCCTCTATTCTCTGCGGTTCCTCGTCTGAAACGTCGTATACCACCGGAGTTGCTGGAATTTCGGCCGTTATTGCTCCGCCAGCAGTCAGATCGTATACCTATAGACCCGCTCCCCGGACGTTCACTAGACAGCAGAGGCGTACGAGGAGAAGACCTTCCACGGGAGACCCTGAGGACGGCGGGGAGGATGGATTCTTCGGCGATGGCAACGATGGTCCTTTTGGCGGGGGCCGTAGCGGGGGCAGCGGTGGAAGAGGATGGAATTTTGACGGATATGGGGGGTTTGATTGGGAGGAGTCTTCTTATTCATCTTTTTCTGATCATGCTCTCGATTTTTTCTACGAGGTAATTTGCTGGGTTGCTTTCTCTAATTGCTTGCACTTCGCGTTCAAGAAGCTCGTTAGAATTGTAGCAGCTGGGATTGGCGATCCTTCTAGGGATAAAGTTCCAATGAGATTGGTATAGATGTGCTGAAGTGGATATGTTGCCTCGAATATTTTTTTTACAAGAGCAATCGAGGATAGTCGGGGTTTTTATTTGTCAATTTAGGTCTTGAACTTTGATAATTATCCTTTCGATTAtagtatatatgtatatatcttCTCACTCGCACTGTAGATAACCCTTTTATGATTTGTGGCTGTACAGAGTCTACAGACAGTAGCTTTATTGtctattttataaattcaaaattaagtatAAATTGATTGTTCTGGAGATGCTGAACCCTGAAATTTTGTGATTTTGTTATGTTCATCTGGCGATT harbors:
- the LOC122660111 gene encoding uncharacterized protein LOC122660111, which codes for MEVFAIADAVAVATTHSIGFANFILRRHCFNCFGNSSILCGSSSETSYTTGVAGISAVIAPPAVRSYTYRPAPRTFTRQQRRTRRRPSTGDPEDGGEDGFFGDGNDGPFGGGRSGGSGGRGWNFDGYGGFDWEESSYSSFSDHALDFFYEVICWVAFSNCLHFAFKKLVRIVAAGIGDPSRDKVPMRLV